The following coding sequences are from one Salinicoccus sp. Bachu38 window:
- a CDS encoding winged helix-turn-helix transcriptional regulator yields the protein MKQSILCPKFEKAVSLLSQRWTALVIYQMLEAPQRFGEIQAAIGISGKVLSDRLKDMEQEGLIKRDVYPETPVVIEYSLTEKGRSLEPVLRDIENWSQDWIEVDQQSGTGF from the coding sequence TTGAAACAATCAATTCTTTGTCCCAAATTCGAAAAGGCAGTTTCGCTGCTCAGCCAAAGATGGACGGCTCTGGTCATCTATCAGATGCTGGAAGCACCCCAACGCTTTGGGGAAATACAGGCCGCAATCGGCATCAGTGGTAAAGTACTTTCCGACAGGCTTAAGGATATGGAACAGGAAGGTCTCATAAAAAGGGATGTGTACCCTGAGACACCTGTAGTCATAGAATATTCGCTTACAGAAAAAGGACGGTCCCTTGAACCTGTACTGAGAGATATCGAAAATTGGTCCCAGGACTGGATAGAAGTCGATCAGCAGAGTGGGACGGGATTCTAG
- a CDS encoding purine-cytosine permease family protein: MGSVKVTDQKIDHEIEEQEDDYSLDKVPYKERNMGWFSITNITFGIATAIFYFQLGSVMALQFGAVNALISAGYAIIVAGIMGTIISYLSARSGMNVNLMSRGGGFGYIGASLTSLIYASNFIMYCAFEGMILVYAVHEFFPAIPLWVLIVVFGTLVIPLNWFGIKQLDKLQKWSLPIFFAFLIAAITVALFTTSLYDGRFWTYMPEGVQVGGTALLMCIGMQHGIMGLTALLASDYARFLKPEHIKVGSIMIGVIPQIFCYGVMGGLGIWFGVRLAEPNPGVYIVQLLGIGGALFTMLTQIRINVTNIYSSSLSLSNFFENVFRFTPGRRFWIVVAGVTAMVLMLGGIVDHLDAALIFQGVFLLAWAAVLITDALIVKMMLKIGPAFYEARQENLYKWNPVGVVALIVSSALGTVAALGYMGTFLENTAAFFAAALAAVLTVLMAVLTKGRYYLKNEVDDIDKEDYLYEPKAEKKRTVPVRRPVTVNAESMNK, encoded by the coding sequence ATGGGATCTGTGAAAGTGACAGATCAAAAGATTGATCATGAGATTGAAGAACAGGAAGATGATTACTCATTGGACAAAGTTCCTTACAAAGAAAGGAACATGGGCTGGTTCAGCATTACCAACATAACCTTTGGTATCGCAACTGCAATCTTCTACTTCCAGCTGGGCAGTGTCATGGCACTTCAATTCGGTGCAGTGAACGCGCTCATATCAGCTGGCTATGCCATCATTGTAGCAGGTATCATGGGTACGATTATTTCCTACTTATCTGCAAGATCCGGGATGAACGTCAACCTGATGTCGCGGGGCGGCGGCTTCGGTTATATAGGCGCTTCATTGACTTCGCTGATCTATGCTTCCAACTTCATCATGTACTGTGCCTTTGAAGGCATGATCCTTGTTTATGCGGTACATGAGTTTTTCCCGGCCATTCCATTATGGGTGCTGATCGTCGTATTCGGTACACTCGTCATCCCATTGAACTGGTTCGGCATCAAGCAGCTGGATAAACTGCAGAAATGGTCTCTGCCAATATTCTTCGCATTCCTTATCGCAGCAATTACTGTTGCACTATTCACTACATCACTATATGATGGCCGCTTCTGGACCTACATGCCAGAAGGCGTACAGGTTGGCGGCACGGCGCTTCTGATGTGCATCGGCATGCAGCATGGCATCATGGGACTAACTGCACTGCTTGCATCAGACTACGCACGGTTCCTGAAACCTGAACATATCAAAGTGGGGTCCATCATGATCGGCGTCATACCACAGATCTTCTGTTACGGCGTCATGGGTGGACTCGGCATATGGTTCGGTGTCCGTCTCGCGGAACCGAATCCTGGTGTCTACATCGTCCAGCTGCTCGGAATCGGTGGCGCACTCTTCACGATGCTCACACAGATCCGTATCAATGTAACGAACATCTACAGCAGCTCCCTATCACTGTCGAACTTCTTTGAAAATGTGTTCCGCTTCACACCGGGACGCAGGTTCTGGATCGTCGTTGCAGGCGTCACTGCAATGGTCCTCATGCTCGGCGGCATCGTAGACCATCTGGATGCAGCATTGATCTTCCAGGGTGTATTCCTTCTTGCATGGGCCGCTGTATTGATCACCGACGCCCTCATCGTCAAGATGATGCTGAAGATTGGCCCTGCATTCTATGAAGCACGCCAGGAGAACCTGTACAAGTGGAATCCGGTTGGCGTAGTGGCGCTCATCGTTTCCAGTGCCCTCGGTACCGTGGCTGCACTCGGATACATGGGTACATTTCTCGAGAATACCGCTGCATTCTTTGCAGCAGCACTTGCAGCCGTACTCACAGTCCTAATGGCTGTCCTGACAAAAGGAAGATACTACCTTAAAAATGAGGTCGATGACATCGACAAGGAAGACTACCTTTACGAGCCGAAAGCAGAGAAGAAAAGAACCGTGCCGGTTCGACGTCCGGTCACAGTCAATGCAGAAAGCATGAACAAATAG
- a CDS encoding VOC family protein: MNFHTPPATHVSHVKINVSDMKEALNFYTGLLGFSILEQSDKDVQLTTDNKTSILSLHKPENPVEKRRTSGLYHFAILLPERADLAAVTIHLAKNDVRLGASDHKVSEALYLNDPDGNGIEIYRDRKPEEWTWNGSRVEMTTDPLDFENLVESLDSGQEWQGMPEGTIMGHLHLHVSDMPSAVNFYTEGLGLEVVSEFPGQAAFMSSEDYHHHIAVNIWNGIGAPKPESDSVGLNAFIMSYPDTASLNAAAKRLEDLGHEVGSEDGATVSYDPSGNKVIMTTD; encoded by the coding sequence ATGAATTTCCACACACCCCCTGCGACACATGTTTCCCACGTTAAGATCAATGTATCCGATATGAAGGAAGCTCTGAATTTCTATACCGGCCTGCTCGGCTTCTCAATTTTGGAACAGAGTGACAAAGACGTCCAGCTGACTACTGACAACAAGACAAGTATCCTCTCACTCCACAAACCGGAAAATCCTGTAGAAAAGAGAAGGACATCCGGGTTGTATCACTTCGCAATCCTCCTGCCTGAACGTGCGGATCTCGCTGCAGTCACCATCCACCTTGCCAAAAATGACGTCAGGCTGGGCGCTTCCGACCATAAGGTGAGCGAAGCCCTCTACCTCAATGACCCCGACGGCAACGGTATCGAAATATACAGGGACCGCAAGCCCGAAGAATGGACCTGGAATGGTTCGCGGGTGGAAATGACGACAGACCCACTGGATTTCGAAAACCTCGTTGAATCACTGGATTCAGGCCAGGAGTGGCAGGGCATGCCGGAAGGTACCATCATGGGCCACCTCCACCTGCATGTCTCGGACATGCCTTCTGCTGTAAATTTCTACACGGAAGGACTCGGTCTTGAGGTTGTAAGTGAATTCCCCGGCCAGGCGGCCTTCATGTCCTCTGAAGACTATCACCACCACATCGCCGTCAATATATGGAACGGCATCGGTGCACCAAAGCCCGAATCAGACAGTGTGGGACTCAATGCCTTCATCATGAGCTATCCCGACACAGCATCACTCAATGCCGCAGCCAAAAGGCTTGAGGACTTGGGTCATGAAGTCGGTTCAGAAGACGGAGCAACCGTTTCGTACGACCCTTCCGGCAACAAGGTCATCATGACAACAGACTGA
- a CDS encoding thermonuclease family protein has translation MGTFVGLIIFLGVVATIAMFIFIALGLESKFKKQNSRRHFRRAGIAFATGLALFFMFVAVPNEVEEPVDQTASADEETEEATEEQTKEDSEEEKAAAEAEKKKEESIEAEKEASIEAAEKEKEESIEKAEAEKEKSIEEAEAKAEAEEEPKEEPVASREGLIPVSLYRVVDGDTVNVFDDSGQELKLRLLLIDTPETVHPNKPVEPYGKEASARLTELVNAANQLYIEYDSGDKTDHYDRHLVYLYADDVSVHEVLLKEGLARVGYIYEQQRYLSEFRAAEQYAKDRQLGIWSIPGYVNEGGEGFNSEEPEPETQEPATSEPSTSEPQQTTENFQNCTELKEVYPDGVASGHAAYQSKMDRDKDNWACE, from the coding sequence GTGGGAACTTTTGTAGGATTAATAATATTTTTGGGTGTGGTAGCAACCATCGCAATGTTTATATTCATTGCTTTGGGGCTAGAATCGAAGTTCAAGAAACAGAACTCTCGCAGACACTTCAGAAGGGCGGGCATCGCATTTGCGACAGGTCTTGCATTATTCTTCATGTTTGTTGCGGTCCCGAACGAGGTGGAGGAGCCTGTCGATCAGACTGCTTCAGCGGATGAGGAAACTGAAGAAGCGACAGAGGAACAGACTAAAGAGGACTCAGAAGAAGAAAAGGCAGCAGCTGAGGCGGAGAAGAAAAAAGAGGAATCCATCGAAGCTGAGAAAGAGGCTTCGATAGAAGCGGCTGAAAAAGAGAAGGAAGAATCGATTGAGAAGGCTGAAGCAGAGAAGGAAAAGTCCATCGAGGAAGCGGAGGCTAAAGCTGAAGCTGAAGAGGAACCGAAGGAGGAGCCTGTTGCATCCAGAGAGGGTCTCATCCCGGTCTCCCTCTATCGCGTAGTCGATGGGGATACGGTCAATGTGTTCGATGATTCTGGCCAGGAACTGAAGCTGCGACTGCTTCTGATTGATACACCTGAAACAGTCCACCCGAACAAACCGGTGGAACCATATGGGAAGGAAGCGTCTGCAAGGCTGACCGAACTGGTGAATGCTGCAAACCAGCTATATATTGAGTATGACAGCGGTGATAAGACGGATCACTATGACAGACATCTGGTCTATCTGTACGCGGATGATGTGAGTGTCCATGAAGTACTGCTTAAAGAAGGGCTCGCACGTGTTGGCTACATCTATGAGCAGCAGCGCTACCTGTCCGAGTTCCGTGCGGCGGAACAGTACGCTAAGGATCGCCAGCTAGGCATCTGGTCCATCCCGGGCTACGTCAATGAAGGCGGAGAAGGATTCAACAGTGAAGAGCCAGAGCCGGAGACTCAAGAGCCTGCAACGAGTGAACCTTCAACATCAGAGCCACAGCAGACGACCGAAAACTTCCAGAACTGTACTGAGCTGAAGGAAGTCTATCCCGACGGCGTGGCTTCTGGCCATGCAGCCTACCAGTCCAAGATGGACAGGGATAAGGACAACTGGGCGTGTGAGTAG